The proteins below are encoded in one region of Aeromonas veronii:
- the ilvD gene encoding dihydroxy-acid dehydratase — protein sequence MPKLRSATTTHGRNMAGARALWRATGMTDQDFGKPIIAVVNSFTQFVPGHVHLKDLGQLVAREIEAAGGVAKEFNTIAVDDGIAMGHGGMLYSLPSRELIADSVEYMVNAHCADAMVCISNCDKITPGMLMAALRINIPVIFVSGGPMEAGKTKLSDQIIKLDLVDAMIQGADPKVSDAQSEQVERSACPTCGSCSGMFTANSMNCLTEALGLSQPGNGSMLATHADREQLFKLAGQRIVALANRYYQQDDESALPRNIATKAAFENAMALDIAMGGSTNTVLHLLAAAQEAGVDFTMADIDRMSRKVPQLCKVAPSTQKYHMEDVHRAGGVVAILGQLEKAGLVHGDTRNVLGTSLVELLAQYDVSRCDDKAVHDFYRAGPAGIRTTKAFSQDCRWPELDLDRAQGCIRSLDNAYSLEGGLAVLSGNLAINGAIVKTAGVDEENLCFRGPARVFESQDTAVAGILDGTVKAGEVVVIRYEGPKGGPGMQEMLYPTTYLKSMGLGKACALITDGRFSGGTSGLSIGHVSPEAASGGTIGLVEDGDIINIDIPARSMVLEVADSVLATRRTAVEARGWKPLNRQRQVSYALRAYAMLATSADKGAVRDLSKLEE from the coding sequence ATGCCGAAGTTGAGATCCGCCACCACCACCCACGGACGTAACATGGCCGGGGCCCGCGCCCTGTGGCGTGCCACCGGAATGACCGATCAGGATTTCGGCAAGCCCATCATCGCCGTGGTCAACTCCTTCACCCAGTTCGTGCCCGGTCACGTCCACCTCAAGGATCTGGGCCAGCTGGTCGCCCGCGAAATTGAGGCCGCCGGCGGGGTCGCCAAGGAATTCAACACCATCGCCGTGGATGACGGCATCGCCATGGGCCACGGCGGCATGCTCTATTCCCTGCCGTCCCGGGAGCTCATCGCCGATTCCGTGGAGTACATGGTCAACGCCCACTGCGCCGACGCCATGGTCTGCATCTCCAACTGCGACAAGATCACCCCGGGGATGCTGATGGCTGCCCTGCGCATCAACATTCCGGTGATCTTCGTCTCCGGCGGTCCCATGGAGGCGGGCAAGACCAAGCTCTCCGATCAGATCATCAAGCTGGATCTGGTGGATGCCATGATCCAGGGGGCCGACCCCAAGGTCTCCGACGCCCAGAGCGAACAGGTCGAGCGTAGCGCCTGCCCCACCTGCGGCTCTTGCTCCGGCATGTTCACCGCCAACTCCATGAACTGCCTGACCGAGGCGCTCGGCCTCTCCCAGCCGGGCAACGGCTCCATGCTGGCGACCCACGCGGATCGCGAACAGTTGTTCAAGCTGGCCGGTCAGCGCATCGTGGCCCTGGCCAATCGCTACTACCAGCAGGACGACGAGAGCGCCCTGCCGCGTAACATCGCCACCAAGGCGGCCTTCGAGAACGCCATGGCGCTGGACATCGCCATGGGCGGCTCCACCAATACCGTGCTGCACCTGCTGGCGGCCGCCCAGGAGGCGGGAGTCGACTTCACCATGGCCGACATCGACCGTATGTCCCGCAAGGTGCCCCAGCTGTGCAAGGTCGCCCCGTCCACTCAGAAATACCACATGGAAGACGTGCACCGCGCCGGTGGCGTGGTCGCCATCCTGGGCCAGCTGGAGAAGGCCGGTCTGGTGCACGGGGACACCCGCAACGTGCTCGGCACGTCGCTGGTCGAGCTGCTGGCGCAATACGACGTGAGCCGCTGCGACGACAAGGCGGTGCACGACTTCTATCGCGCCGGTCCGGCGGGCATCCGTACCACTAAGGCATTCAGTCAGGACTGCCGCTGGCCCGAGCTGGATCTGGACCGTGCGCAGGGTTGCATCCGCTCCCTGGACAACGCCTACAGCCTGGAAGGGGGCCTGGCCGTGCTCTCCGGCAACCTCGCCATCAACGGTGCCATCGTCAAGACAGCAGGGGTGGATGAAGAGAACCTCTGCTTCCGCGGCCCGGCCCGGGTGTTCGAGAGCCAGGACACGGCGGTCGCCGGCATTCTGGACGGCACGGTCAAGGCCGGTGAAGTGGTGGTGATCCGCTACGAGGGCCCGAAAGGCGGCCCCGGCATGCAGGAGATGCTCTACCCCACCACCTATCTCAAGTCCATGGGGCTCGGCAAGGCCTGCGCCCTCATCACCGATGGCCGTTTCTCCGGCGGTACCTCCGGGCTCTCCATCGGTCACGTCTCTCCGGAGGCGGCGTCCGGCGGCACCATAGGGCTGGTGGAAGACGGGGACATCATCAACATCGACATCCCGGCTCGCAGCATGGTGCTGGAAGTGGCCGACAGCGTGCTGGCTACCCGCCGCACCGCCGTGGAAGCCCGTGGCTGGAAGCCGCTCAACCGTCAGCGTCAGGTCTCCTACGCCCTGCGTGCCTACGCCATGCTGGCCACCAGTGCCGACAAAGGTGCGGTGCGCGATCTCAGCAAGCTGGAGGAGTGA
- a CDS encoding branched-chain amino acid transaminase: protein MSQPSHPQYIWFNGKMVPWQDAQVHVMSHALHYGSSVFEGVRAYDTPKGTCIFRLQEHTRRLFDSAKIYWMDVPYSEAEVNEACRAVVRENGLKSGYLRPLAFIGNVGLGLHPPLDAKADLMVAALPWGAYLGEEGLKNGVDVCVTSWNRLAPNTIPTGAKAGGNYLSSQLISREAKRNGFAEGLALDVNGYLSEGAGENLFLVKNGVLFTPPATAAILPGITRDTIMTLARDLGYEVREQALPREALYVADEIFMTGTAAEVTPVRSVDRMQIGAGRRGPVTEQLQNAFFGLFNGQTEDKWGWLTPVKD, encoded by the coding sequence ATGTCACAGCCTTCTCATCCTCAATACATCTGGTTCAACGGCAAGATGGTGCCCTGGCAGGATGCCCAGGTCCACGTCATGAGCCATGCCCTGCACTACGGCTCCTCCGTGTTTGAGGGGGTCCGAGCCTACGACACCCCCAAGGGGACCTGCATCTTCCGTCTGCAGGAGCACACTCGCCGCCTGTTCGACTCCGCCAAGATCTATTGGATGGACGTGCCCTATAGTGAAGCCGAGGTGAACGAGGCCTGCCGCGCCGTGGTGCGTGAGAACGGCCTGAAGAGCGGCTATCTGCGCCCGCTCGCCTTCATCGGCAACGTGGGGCTGGGGCTGCATCCGCCGCTCGATGCCAAGGCCGACCTCATGGTCGCCGCCCTGCCCTGGGGCGCCTATCTGGGGGAAGAGGGGCTGAAAAACGGGGTGGATGTGTGCGTCACCTCCTGGAACCGGCTCGCGCCGAACACCATTCCCACCGGCGCCAAGGCTGGCGGCAACTATCTGTCGTCCCAGCTCATCAGCCGGGAGGCCAAGCGCAACGGCTTCGCCGAAGGGCTAGCGCTGGACGTGAATGGTTATCTTAGCGAGGGGGCGGGGGAGAACCTGTTCCTGGTGAAGAACGGCGTGCTGTTCACCCCGCCCGCCACCGCCGCCATCCTGCCCGGCATCACCCGCGACACCATCATGACCCTCGCCCGGGATCTCGGCTATGAGGTGCGCGAACAGGCGCTGCCGCGCGAAGCCCTCTATGTGGCGGACGAGATCTTCATGACCGGCACGGCGGCCGAGGTGACCCCGGTGCGCTCGGTGGATCGGATGCAGATAGGTGCTGGTCGTCGTGGCCCGGTGACCGAGCAGTTGCAGAACGCCTTCTTCGGCCTGTTCAATGGCCAGACTGAGGACAAGTGGGGCTGGCTCACCCCGGTCAAGGATTGA
- the ilvG gene encoding acetolactate synthase 2 catalytic subunit, whose amino-acid sequence MNGAQFLVQALKKQGVTQVFGYPGGAIMPVYDALYDGGLAHQLCRHEQGAAMAAVGYARASGQVGVCIATSGPGATNLVTGLAEALLDSVPLVAISGQVPCAAVGTDAFQEVDVLGMSLSCTKHSFMVTDAAELGQVLAEAFAIATSGRPGPVLIDFPKDIQLAAVPKQSPLFAVEEPGALVLAEINAARALLAAAERPVLYVGGGVGMANAERQLRDFAAATGMPAVTTLKGIGALDPDSDVYLGMLGMHGTKPANLAVQQCDLLVVAGARFDDRVTGKLDEFAPHAKVIHLDVDAAEFGKRRAAEVGITTDLTLVLPALAMDLDITPWREHCAAMAREYAFRYDHPGQPIYAPALLKELSNRLPESSVVACDVGQHQMWVAQHMRFTSPRNHLSSAGLGTMGFGLPAAIGAKMSRPEDEVVLVSGDGSFMMNVQELGTIRRAQLKVKMVLLDNQRLGMVRQWQELFFDGRYSETILSDNPDFVALAAAFGIPGESITCKEQIAPALDRLLASESAYLLHVAISEEENVWPLVPPGVANHKMMEQRP is encoded by the coding sequence ATGAACGGCGCGCAGTTTTTGGTACAGGCTCTCAAGAAACAGGGTGTGACCCAGGTGTTTGGCTACCCGGGCGGGGCCATCATGCCGGTCTACGATGCCTTGTATGACGGCGGCCTGGCCCATCAGCTGTGCCGCCACGAACAGGGGGCCGCCATGGCCGCCGTGGGTTATGCCCGCGCCTCCGGCCAGGTGGGGGTCTGTATCGCCACCTCGGGCCCGGGGGCCACCAACCTGGTGACAGGTCTGGCGGAGGCGCTGCTCGATTCCGTCCCCCTGGTCGCCATCAGCGGCCAGGTGCCCTGCGCCGCCGTGGGCACCGACGCCTTCCAGGAGGTGGACGTACTCGGCATGTCGCTCTCCTGCACCAAGCACTCCTTCATGGTCACGGATGCAGCCGAGCTGGGGCAGGTGTTGGCAGAAGCCTTCGCCATCGCCACCTCCGGTCGCCCCGGCCCCGTGCTCATCGATTTTCCCAAGGATATCCAGCTGGCGGCCGTGCCGAAACAGAGCCCGCTGTTTGCGGTGGAAGAGCCAGGTGCCCTGGTTCTGGCCGAGATCAACGCCGCCCGCGCGCTGCTGGCCGCCGCCGAGCGCCCCGTGCTCTACGTCGGCGGCGGGGTGGGCATGGCGAATGCCGAACGTCAGCTGCGCGACTTTGCGGCTGCCACCGGCATGCCGGCGGTCACCACCCTCAAGGGCATAGGGGCGCTGGATCCCGACAGCGACGTTTACCTCGGCATGCTCGGCATGCACGGCACCAAGCCCGCGAATCTGGCGGTACAGCAGTGCGATCTGCTGGTGGTGGCCGGGGCCCGTTTCGATGATCGGGTGACTGGCAAGCTGGACGAGTTCGCCCCCCACGCCAAGGTGATCCATCTCGATGTAGACGCCGCCGAGTTTGGCAAGCGCCGCGCCGCCGAGGTGGGGATCACCACGGATCTGACCCTGGTGCTGCCGGCGCTCGCCATGGACCTCGACATCACCCCCTGGCGCGAGCACTGCGCCGCCATGGCCCGGGAATACGCGTTTCGCTACGACCACCCGGGCCAGCCCATCTATGCCCCGGCCTTGCTCAAAGAGCTCTCAAACCGCCTGCCAGAGAGCAGCGTGGTGGCCTGCGACGTGGGTCAGCACCAGATGTGGGTGGCCCAGCACATGCGCTTCACCAGCCCGCGCAATCACCTCTCCAGTGCCGGTCTCGGCACCATGGGCTTCGGTCTGCCCGCCGCCATCGGCGCCAAGATGTCGCGCCCGGAGGATGAGGTGGTGCTGGTGAGCGGGGATGGCTCCTTCATGATGAACGTGCAGGAACTCGGCACCATTCGCCGTGCCCAGCTCAAGGTGAAGATGGTGCTGCTGGACAACCAGCGCCTCGGCATGGTGCGCCAGTGGCAGGAGCTGTTCTTCGACGGCCGCTACAGCGAGACCATCCTCTCCGACAACCCCGATTTTGTCGCCCTGGCTGCCGCCTTTGGCATCCCTGGCGAGAGCATCACATGCAAGGAACAGATAGCACCGGCCCTGGATCGCCTGCTGGCGAGCGAGAGCGCCTACCTGCTGCATGTGGCGATTTCAGAGGAAGAAAACGTCTGGCCCCTGGTGCCCCCGGGAGTCGCGAACCACAAGATGATGGAGCAACGCCCATGA
- the ompA gene encoding porin OmpA: MNKSMLAALIGGLMASGAVQATAQDNTWYVGGKAGWSNFYGVDYNAQVEELFDATKVNENSDDLGLGAFAGYQINRNLAVELGYDWLGKYQVDKHYSGNGVDFGLEGEAKAQMVQATMRIILPATSALDIYGRLGGAYAWTESSLNVRASDGTNYLSESHDGNKYHGAAFVGALGVEYAIDKDWAARLEYQYTTPLGKTSLDESGIEMDNGLLSVGMLYRFGQVGDEPVAPTPAPEPAPAPVLVEKQFSLDSDVLFEFNKATLKPAASQALDNLFAQILAANPKDGVATVIGHTDRLGSDAYNQSLSEQRARTVADYLIAKGLFADKVRAEGRGESSPVTGGTCPDGAKAQMIACLAPDRRVEVRLSGVSQAAE; encoded by the coding sequence ATGAACAAGTCTATGCTCGCCGCCCTCATCGGCGGCCTGATGGCATCGGGGGCGGTGCAGGCTACCGCCCAGGACAACACCTGGTATGTCGGCGGCAAGGCCGGCTGGTCCAATTTCTATGGGGTGGATTACAACGCTCAGGTGGAAGAGCTGTTTGACGCGACCAAGGTCAACGAGAACAGCGACGACCTGGGGCTGGGGGCCTTCGCGGGCTATCAGATCAATCGCAACCTGGCCGTCGAACTCGGCTATGACTGGCTCGGCAAGTACCAGGTCGACAAGCATTACTCGGGTAATGGCGTTGATTTCGGGTTGGAGGGCGAGGCCAAAGCCCAGATGGTGCAAGCCACCATGAGGATCATCCTGCCCGCGACTTCGGCCCTGGATATCTATGGCCGTCTGGGAGGGGCTTACGCCTGGACCGAGAGTTCTCTCAACGTCAGAGCCAGCGATGGCACCAACTATCTTTCCGAGTCCCATGATGGCAACAAATACCACGGCGCCGCCTTTGTGGGCGCACTCGGGGTGGAGTATGCCATCGACAAGGATTGGGCTGCCCGCCTCGAGTATCAGTACACCACGCCGCTTGGCAAAACCTCCCTCGACGAGTCCGGTATCGAGATGGACAACGGCCTGCTGTCGGTGGGCATGCTCTACCGCTTCGGCCAGGTCGGTGACGAACCGGTGGCGCCGACCCCGGCCCCGGAACCCGCCCCGGCTCCCGTGCTGGTGGAGAAGCAGTTCAGCCTGGATTCCGACGTGCTGTTCGAGTTCAACAAGGCGACCCTGAAACCGGCCGCGAGCCAGGCGCTGGACAACCTGTTCGCCCAGATCCTGGCCGCCAATCCCAAAGACGGGGTGGCGACCGTCATCGGTCACACCGACCGTCTGGGGTCTGACGCCTACAACCAGTCTCTGTCCGAGCAGCGCGCCCGCACGGTGGCGGATTATCTCATCGCCAAGGGACTGTTTGCCGACAAGGTACGGGCAGAAGGGCGAGGCGAGTCTTCCCCGGTGACCGGCGGCACTTGCCCGGACGGCGCCAAGGCGCAGATGATCGCCTGCCTGGCCCCGGATCGCCGGGTCGAGGTGCGGCTGAGCGGGGTCTCCCAGGCCGCCGAATAA
- a CDS encoding YifB family Mg chelatase-like AAA ATPase yields MSLAVVYSRASLGISAPQVTVEVHLSNGLPAFNMVGLPETSVKESRDRVRSALLNGNFEFPSKHITVNLAPADLPKEGGRFDLAIAIGILAASKQIPAKYLLDHEFLGELALTGEIRPVLGVLPAVLACRDAGRTLLVPRENGQEASLIQDAEVRTAHQLLAVTAWLAGQYELPLPEPQSTESLPDIPDLQDVIGQSQAKRALEIAAAGSHNLLFIGPPGTGKSMLASRLPGILPPLSEQEAQQTAAIHSIGGLTPRAGHWHHRPYRTPHHSASAVALVGGGSHPRPGEISLAHNGVLFLDELPEFERKVLDALREPLETGHITISRAARQVDFPARFQLIGAMNPSPCGHYGDGQTRASPDQILRYLGKLSGPFLDRFDLTVEVPLLPKGSLTGKAERGESSRQIRERVLGARGRMLARGGKLNHLLDSREIEVVCRLSAQDAEFLENAIQRLGLSIRAWHRILRVSRTIADLAGQPDIGKEHLIEALGYRAMDRLLSRLRSG; encoded by the coding sequence ATGTCATTAGCTGTGGTTTATAGCCGTGCCAGCCTGGGTATTTCTGCCCCTCAGGTAACGGTGGAAGTCCACCTCTCCAACGGCCTGCCCGCCTTCAACATGGTGGGGCTGCCGGAAACTTCGGTGAAGGAGTCGCGGGATCGGGTGCGCAGCGCTCTGCTCAACGGCAACTTCGAGTTTCCCTCCAAGCACATCACGGTCAACCTGGCCCCCGCCGACCTGCCCAAGGAGGGAGGGCGTTTCGATCTGGCCATCGCCATCGGTATTCTTGCCGCTTCCAAGCAGATACCTGCTAAATACCTTCTTGATCATGAATTTTTGGGGGAGCTGGCCCTGACCGGCGAGATCCGCCCCGTGCTGGGAGTGTTGCCCGCGGTGCTGGCCTGCCGGGATGCGGGTCGCACCCTGCTGGTGCCGCGGGAAAACGGCCAAGAGGCCTCCCTCATCCAGGATGCCGAGGTGCGCACCGCCCACCAGCTGCTGGCGGTCACCGCCTGGCTGGCAGGCCAGTACGAGCTGCCCCTGCCCGAGCCCCAGAGTACGGAGAGCTTGCCCGATATCCCGGATCTGCAGGATGTGATCGGCCAGTCCCAGGCCAAGCGGGCGCTGGAGATCGCCGCCGCCGGCAGCCACAATCTGCTGTTTATCGGGCCACCCGGCACCGGCAAGAGCATGCTGGCGAGCCGCTTGCCCGGTATCTTGCCACCGCTGAGCGAGCAGGAGGCGCAGCAGACCGCCGCCATCCACTCCATCGGCGGCCTGACCCCGCGGGCCGGTCACTGGCACCACAGGCCCTATCGAACCCCTCATCACAGCGCCTCCGCCGTGGCCCTGGTCGGCGGTGGCAGTCACCCGAGACCGGGGGAAATTTCCCTCGCCCACAACGGAGTGCTGTTTCTGGACGAACTGCCGGAGTTCGAGCGCAAGGTGCTCGATGCCCTGCGCGAGCCGCTGGAGACCGGCCACATCACCATCAGCCGGGCGGCGCGACAGGTGGATTTTCCCGCCCGTTTCCAGCTGATTGGCGCCATGAACCCCAGCCCTTGCGGCCACTATGGGGACGGCCAGACCCGCGCCAGCCCGGATCAGATCCTGCGCTACCTCGGCAAGCTCTCCGGCCCCTTCCTCGATCGCTTTGACCTGACGGTGGAGGTGCCGCTGCTGCCCAAGGGGAGCCTCACCGGCAAGGCGGAGCGCGGCGAATCGAGCCGGCAGATCCGAGAGCGGGTATTGGGGGCGAGAGGGCGCATGCTGGCTCGCGGCGGGAAGCTCAACCACCTGCTGGATAGTCGTGAAATCGAAGTCGTTTGTCGATTATCGGCGCAAGATGCCGAGTTTTTGGAGAATGCCATCCAGCGGCTCGGCCTCAGCATCCGGGCCTGGCACCGCATCCTGCGGGTGTCCCGCACCATTGCCGACCTGGCCGGCCAGCCCGATATCGGCAAGGAGCACCTGATCGAGGCGCTCGGCTACCGGGCCATGGACAGGCTGCTGTCCCGCCTGCGCAGCGGCTGA
- a CDS encoding acyltransferase → MANKLIEGLRGSLSTLLYFLNTLFWFVPILLLGLLKLLLPLKGWRTLCNALLDGSASCWIGFNNLIQKVIIRTPFEVVGVDKGSRNEWYMVIANHQSWVDILVLQRIFNQKIPFLKFFLKKELIWVPFLGLAWWALDFPFMRRYSRKFLEKHPHLKGKDIETTRKACAKFRHIPVSVMNFVEGTRFTPRKHDKQAAPYRHLLHPRAGGVAFTLAAMGDQLHKLVDVTIAYPGGVPSYWDFMCGRVREVKVRVRFLPIERNLVGDYFNDPEFQQEFQQWLNGIWHEKDQTLNQLLANETPSRTPC, encoded by the coding sequence ATGGCCAACAAGCTGATTGAGGGGCTGCGCGGCAGCCTCTCGACCCTGCTCTATTTCCTCAACACCCTGTTCTGGTTTGTCCCCATCCTGCTGCTCGGTCTGCTCAAGCTGCTGCTGCCGCTCAAGGGGTGGCGCACCCTGTGCAATGCACTGCTGGACGGCAGCGCCAGCTGCTGGATAGGTTTCAACAATCTGATCCAGAAAGTCATCATCCGAACCCCTTTTGAGGTGGTCGGAGTGGACAAAGGGAGCCGGAATGAGTGGTATATGGTCATCGCCAACCATCAATCCTGGGTCGACATACTGGTATTGCAGCGGATTTTTAATCAAAAAATCCCCTTCCTGAAGTTTTTCCTCAAGAAAGAACTGATTTGGGTACCTTTTCTCGGTCTGGCATGGTGGGCGCTGGATTTTCCCTTCATGCGGCGTTATTCCCGTAAATTTCTGGAAAAGCACCCCCATCTGAAGGGAAAAGACATAGAGACAACCCGCAAGGCCTGTGCCAAGTTCCGCCACATTCCGGTGAGTGTGATGAACTTCGTGGAGGGCACCCGCTTCACCCCCCGCAAGCATGACAAGCAGGCCGCCCCCTACCGTCATCTGTTGCACCCGAGGGCTGGCGGCGTCGCCTTTACCCTGGCCGCCATGGGGGATCAGCTGCACAAGCTGGTGGATGTCACCATCGCCTACCCGGGCGGCGTCCCCAGTTACTGGGATTTCATGTGCGGTCGAGTCAGGGAGGTCAAGGTTCGGGTCCGCTTCTTGCCGATCGAACGCAATCTGGTGGGGGATTACTTCAATGACCCCGAGTTCCAACAAGAGTTTCAGCAGTGGTTGAACGGGATCTGGCACGAGAAGGATCAGACCCTGAACCAGCTGCTGGCGAACGAGACGCCCTCAAGGACGCCATGCTAA
- the ilvA gene encoding threonine ammonia-lyase, biosynthetic, with the protein MVSAADYLRKVLLSPVYEAARVTPLQTLKKLSERLGNQVSLKREDLQPVHSFKLRGAYHKIATLSAEQKARGVVAASAGNHAQGVALSAAKLGIKAIIVMPTTTPDIKIDAVRRQGGNVLLFGNSFDEAYGESRRLAQTEGYTLIPPFDDVEVIAGQGTIGKELLEQDTHLTHVFVPVGGGGLAAGVAVYIKQLLPDVKVIGVEAEGSACLKAALAAGEPVNLERVSLFADGVAVKRIGEETFRLCNQYLDEVVTVSNDQICAALKDIFDDCRAIAEPSGALSLAGLKAYSEREQIKGGRMAAILSGANVNFHSLRYVSERCEIGEKREGMLAVTIPERKGAFLDFCRQLGPRMVTEFNYRYADAEQASLFVSVRLSGGDEELGQIIDQLGGNGYPVVNMTESELAKNHVRYMIGGRPARPLGERLYSFKFPEQPGALMRFLETLGCRWNISLFHYRNHGADYGRVLCAFELPDEDVAAFHDYLHELGYGWKEVSEDPAYRLFLASQSRRD; encoded by the coding sequence ATGGTCTCTGCGGCGGATTATCTACGCAAGGTGTTGCTCTCCCCCGTTTATGAGGCGGCGCGAGTGACACCGCTGCAAACCCTCAAGAAGTTGTCCGAGCGTCTCGGCAATCAGGTTTCCCTCAAGCGGGAGGATCTGCAGCCGGTTCACTCCTTCAAGTTGCGGGGGGCCTATCACAAGATCGCGACCTTGAGCGCCGAGCAGAAGGCGCGCGGTGTGGTGGCGGCCTCTGCCGGCAACCATGCCCAGGGGGTCGCCCTATCGGCGGCCAAGCTTGGTATCAAGGCCATCATCGTCATGCCCACCACCACGCCAGACATCAAGATCGATGCGGTGCGCCGCCAGGGCGGCAATGTGCTGCTGTTTGGCAACAGCTTCGACGAGGCCTATGGCGAGAGTCGCCGTCTGGCCCAAACCGAGGGCTACACCCTGATCCCGCCCTTTGACGATGTCGAGGTGATCGCGGGCCAGGGCACCATCGGCAAGGAGCTGCTGGAGCAGGACACCCACCTCACTCACGTGTTCGTGCCGGTGGGGGGCGGTGGTCTGGCTGCCGGGGTGGCGGTCTATATCAAGCAACTGCTGCCGGACGTGAAGGTGATCGGGGTGGAGGCGGAGGGCTCCGCCTGCCTCAAGGCGGCTCTGGCGGCCGGCGAGCCGGTCAACCTGGAGCGGGTCTCCCTGTTTGCGGACGGGGTGGCGGTCAAGCGCATCGGCGAGGAGACCTTCCGCCTGTGCAACCAGTATCTGGACGAGGTGGTGACCGTCTCCAACGACCAGATCTGCGCCGCGCTCAAGGACATCTTCGACGACTGCCGTGCCATCGCCGAGCCGTCAGGGGCTTTGTCACTCGCGGGCCTCAAGGCCTACAGCGAGCGCGAACAAATCAAGGGCGGCCGGATGGCGGCCATCTTGTCCGGCGCCAACGTCAATTTCCACAGCCTGCGCTACGTGTCGGAGCGCTGCGAGATCGGCGAGAAGCGCGAGGGCATGCTGGCGGTGACCATCCCCGAGCGCAAGGGCGCCTTCCTGGACTTCTGCCGCCAGCTCGGGCCGCGCATGGTGACCGAGTTCAACTACCGCTACGCCGATGCCGAGCAGGCCTCCCTGTTCGTCTCGGTGCGCCTGAGCGGTGGTGACGAGGAGCTCGGCCAGATCATCGATCAACTCGGTGGCAACGGCTACCCCGTGGTCAACATGACCGAGAGCGAGCTGGCCAAGAATCACGTGCGCTACATGATTGGTGGCCGTCCGGCCCGGCCCCTCGGCGAGCGGCTCTACAGCTTCAAGTTCCCGGAGCAGCCGGGGGCCCTGATGCGCTTCCTGGAGACGCTCGGCTGTCGCTGGAACATCAGCCTGTTCCACTACCGCAACCATGGCGCCGACTATGGCCGGGTGCTGTGTGCCTTCGAGCTGCCGGACGAGGACGTGGCCGCCTTCCACGACTACCTGCACGAGCTGGGCTACGGCTGGAAAGAGGTGAGCGAGGATCCCGCCTACAGGTTGTTCCTGGCAAGCCAGAGTCGAAGGGACTGA
- the ilvM gene encoding acetolactate synthase 2 small subunit, whose translation MNQHNQHQHTLHIHAQPRPEVMERVLRVVRHRGFALNALHMEQDCQQLRITVTVESERPIQQLWSQLVKLVDVSRVDALEQQPRISA comes from the coding sequence ATGAACCAGCACAATCAGCACCAGCACACCCTGCATATCCACGCCCAGCCCAGGCCCGAAGTGATGGAACGGGTGCTGCGGGTGGTGCGCCACCGCGGCTTCGCCCTCAATGCCCTGCACATGGAGCAGGATTGCCAACAGCTGCGGATCACGGTTACTGTCGAGTCGGAGCGTCCCATCCAGCAGTTGTGGAGCCAGCTGGTCAAGCTGGTGGATGTCTCCCGGGTCGATGCACTGGAACAGCAACCCCGGATCAGCGCTTAA